Proteins found in one Wenzhouxiangella sp. XN201 genomic segment:
- a CDS encoding DUF494 domain-containing protein: protein MKENVLDLLMYLFENYIYDEPEEEPDRESLSQSLEEAGFSSGEIDRAFRWLDGLAEQRKLPELGGHEDNPIRIFTDDESQRLDVHARGFILYLENVGVLDPLRREMVIDRLAALETEDISLEDVKWVVLMVLFNQPGQEANYAWMEDLVFDEEGEYRH from the coding sequence ATGAAGGAAAACGTGCTCGATCTGCTGATGTACCTGTTCGAGAACTATATCTACGACGAGCCGGAAGAAGAGCCGGACCGCGAGTCGCTGAGCCAGAGCCTGGAAGAAGCCGGCTTCTCCAGCGGCGAGATCGATCGGGCCTTTCGCTGGCTCGACGGCCTGGCCGAACAGCGCAAGTTGCCCGAGCTCGGCGGCCACGAAGACAATCCCATCCGGATTTTCACCGATGACGAAAGCCAACGGCTGGACGTGCACGCCCGCGGCTTCATCCTGTACCTGGAGAACGTCGGCGTGCTCGATCCACTGCGCCGCGAAATGGTCATCGACCGCCTGGCCGCGCTCGAAACCGAGGACATCAGCCTCGAGGACGTCAAGTGGGTAGTCCTGATGGTGCTGTTCAACCAGCCCGGACAGGAAGCCAACTACGCCTGGATGGAGGATCTGGTGTTCGACGAAGAGGGAGAGTATCGGCACTGA
- the dprA gene encoding DNA-processing protein DprA — protein MPAPEQARQWLTLVLADGLGPKRLAGLYEHFSGPGEWLSASDTELARAGLSAKHIRQLRHPDDERLERCLAWLEGDDRWLITQDDPYYPPLLKRIPDAPVALFVTGLPETLVSPQIAIVGSRNATRGGLDHARSFASTLARAGFVITSGLAAGIDGAAHQGALDGGGRTLAVAGTGLDQVYPARHRDLAREIAASGALVSQFPPGFGPLPGNFPARNRIISGMSLGVLVVEASLKSGSLITARLANEQGREVFAIPGSVHNPLSRGCHRLIRDGARLVETADEVVEELAPLAQELAGEIEHLLAPQPNPVATGLEESTELPHMENDPEYSRLLDAIGFDPTPVDVIIERSQLTPAAVSSMLLMLELDGRISAHAGGRYSRNA, from the coding sequence GTGCCCGCACCGGAGCAAGCACGGCAGTGGCTGACACTGGTCCTGGCCGATGGGCTGGGACCAAAGCGTCTGGCCGGTCTCTACGAGCATTTTTCCGGCCCGGGCGAGTGGCTCTCGGCCAGTGACACCGAACTCGCGCGCGCCGGACTGTCGGCCAAGCATATTCGGCAGTTGCGCCATCCCGACGACGAGCGCCTGGAACGCTGCCTGGCCTGGCTCGAGGGCGACGACCGCTGGCTGATCACCCAGGACGACCCCTACTATCCGCCGCTGCTCAAGCGCATCCCCGACGCGCCGGTGGCGCTGTTCGTCACCGGCCTTCCGGAAACACTGGTCAGCCCGCAGATCGCCATTGTCGGCAGCCGCAACGCCACGCGCGGCGGCCTTGACCACGCCCGCTCCTTCGCTTCGACGCTGGCGCGCGCGGGCTTCGTGATCACCAGCGGCCTGGCCGCCGGTATCGACGGTGCGGCGCACCAGGGCGCCCTGGACGGGGGTGGCCGCACCCTGGCGGTGGCCGGAACGGGCCTCGACCAGGTCTATCCGGCCCGGCACCGGGACCTGGCCCGGGAAATTGCCGCCTCCGGCGCCCTGGTCAGCCAGTTCCCACCGGGTTTTGGCCCCCTGCCCGGCAACTTCCCGGCCCGCAACCGCATCATCTCGGGCATGAGCCTGGGCGTGCTGGTGGTCGAGGCCAGCCTCAAGAGCGGATCGCTGATCACCGCCCGACTGGCCAATGAGCAGGGTCGGGAAGTCTTCGCCATCCCCGGATCGGTGCACAATCCGCTCTCGCGCGGCTGTCACCGACTGATTCGCGACGGCGCAAGGCTGGTCGAGACGGCCGACGAAGTGGTCGAGGAACTCGCGCCGCTGGCGCAGGAGCTGGCCGGTGAGATCGAGCACCTGCTGGCTCCACAACCAAATCCGGTGGCGACAGGGCTTGAGGAATCGACTGAATTGCCGCATATGGAGAATGACCCCGAATATTCGCGCCTGCTCGATGCGATCGGATTCGACCCGACGCCGGTCGACGTCATCATCGAGCGTTCACAATTGACACCCGCCGCTGTATCCTCGATGCTGCTGATGCTGGAACTGGACGGCAGAATCAGCGCCCATGCCGGTGGACGCTACAGTCGAAACGCCTGA
- a CDS encoding LysM domain-containing protein, with protein MKRIIILTVIVLAAFTVQAQDVELRDDHPREYVVQEGDTLWDIAGRFLTRPWQWPAIWDANPEIENPHLIYPGDVISLVFVGGEPRLRVDDSVRRLSPEVRREPIEGPISTIPFDAIEAFIRRPRIIGAEEFEQLPYVIANNEERIYAGPGDRTYVRGLEDARVGEEFVLARVTYQFEDRSVDPDSEIKIKRNRILATKGQVPSDVRPPSAIWKATIGRMDRFNYPIIGYELWETARARVLKAGDPAILEIVSGRRETVAGDFALPIDDYQYDPHFYPRAMDSVPDHARVLAMTESSYGAGHYQIVAINLGASDGVEAGHVFSVFRPGSTVRDERGYPAWSRKAAQNRDERYVDLPDEFAGQLMVFRAFDRLSYAIVLEGSANTVRVDDHLDHPDRRL; from the coding sequence GTGAAACGCATAATCATATTGACCGTCATTGTACTGGCGGCGTTCACCGTACAGGCTCAGGACGTGGAACTGCGCGATGATCATCCGCGCGAATACGTGGTTCAGGAGGGGGACACGCTCTGGGACATCGCTGGTCGCTTCCTGACCCGGCCGTGGCAGTGGCCGGCCATCTGGGACGCCAATCCGGAAATCGAGAATCCGCATCTCATATACCCCGGTGACGTCATCTCGCTGGTTTTCGTCGGCGGCGAGCCGCGACTGCGAGTCGACGATTCGGTCCGGCGGCTGTCACCGGAGGTGCGCCGGGAACCAATCGAGGGCCCGATCTCGACCATCCCGTTCGATGCCATCGAGGCTTTCATCCGTCGGCCGCGTATCATCGGCGCGGAAGAATTCGAGCAGTTGCCCTACGTCATCGCCAACAATGAAGAGCGCATCTATGCCGGTCCGGGTGACCGCACTTACGTGCGTGGCTTGGAAGACGCCCGGGTCGGCGAAGAGTTCGTTCTGGCACGCGTGACCTACCAGTTCGAGGACCGCAGCGTCGATCCCGACAGCGAGATCAAAATCAAGCGCAACCGCATTCTGGCGACCAAGGGGCAGGTTCCCTCGGACGTGCGCCCGCCGAGCGCCATCTGGAAGGCCACGATCGGCCGGATGGATCGTTTCAATTACCCGATCATCGGTTACGAGTTGTGGGAGACGGCGCGGGCGCGTGTGCTCAAGGCCGGCGATCCGGCCATTCTGGAAATCGTGTCCGGTCGCCGGGAAACGGTTGCCGGCGACTTCGCGCTGCCGATCGACGACTACCAGTACGACCCGCACTTCTACCCGCGCGCCATGGATTCGGTGCCGGATCACGCGCGCGTGCTGGCGATGACCGAAAGCAGCTACGGCGCGGGTCACTACCAGATCGTGGCGATCAATCTGGGTGCCTCCGACGGCGTGGAAGCCGGGCACGTATTCTCGGTCTTCCGGCCGGGTTCCACCGTGCGCGACGAGCGCGGATACCCGGCCTGGTCCAGGAAGGCCGCACAGAACCGCGACGAGCGCTACGTCGACCTGCCTGACGAGTTCGCCGGCCAGCTCATGGTGTTCCGGGCCTTCGATCGACTCAGCTATGCCATCGTGCTCGAAGGCAGCGCCAACACCGTGAGAGTCGACGACCACCTCGATCACCCCGACCGGCGTCTCTGA
- the def gene encoding peptide deformylase — MSKLNILEFPDPRLRRVARPVETVGERERQLAEDMLETMYEARGIGLAATQVNEGIRLVVMDLSEERDEPRVFINPEIVERDGSQTCEEGCLSVPGVYAEVERAEKITVRSLDLDGESRELEADGLLAVCIQHEIDHLDGKVFIDYLSPLKRRMVEKRLRKQQREKATA, encoded by the coding sequence ATGTCAAAACTGAATATCCTCGAATTCCCAGATCCTCGCCTGAGGCGGGTCGCCCGACCGGTCGAAACGGTCGGTGAGCGCGAGCGCCAGCTGGCCGAAGACATGCTCGAGACCATGTACGAGGCCCGTGGTATCGGGTTGGCGGCCACCCAGGTCAACGAGGGCATCCGCCTGGTCGTCATGGACTTGAGCGAAGAGCGCGACGAGCCGCGTGTGTTCATCAATCCCGAGATTGTCGAGCGGGATGGCAGCCAGACCTGCGAAGAGGGCTGTCTGTCGGTGCCGGGTGTGTATGCCGAGGTCGAGCGGGCCGAAAAGATCACGGTACGTTCGCTCGACCTGGATGGTGAATCCCGGGAGCTCGAGGCTGATGGCCTGCTGGCGGTTTGCATTCAACACGAAATCGATCACCTCGACGGCAAGGTTTTTATCGACTACCTGTCGCCGTTGAAGCGGCGCATGGTCGAAAAGCGCCTGCGCAAGCAGCAGCGCGAAAAAGCCACGGCCTGA